CCCTTCCCATCGGCGGTCTCGGCCAGCCGACGAGCTCGAACTCCGGGCAGGGGTATGCAAAGACCCGCCATTCCTCACCGAGCTCTCCGAGGAGCTTTCTCAACATTCTAGCTGTCTCGTATTCCTTCTCCTTCGCTCCCCGGTAAACGTAGAAGGGACTCAGGAGGCAGGGGGCTATTATCAGGAGGTTCATGGCTCATCCCTCAAAGATTTTTAAGAAAGGAACCCTCTTAAAGTCCGAGTCGAACGTTAGGATTAGTCCGATTTCCAGCTCTTTGCACGTTGCAACAATAAGGGAATCGTTTGGTAGAAGGTTGAAGTTTTTCCCAATTTGAGACGCGAGCTCTATTGTGTTTTCAGTGATAGGGGCAATTTTCAAAAAGCCGGCCTCACCAAGTTCTTCAAACGCTGACTTGACTCTTTCATATACGAAGGTGTATTCTCCTAGGTGTTTCTTGAGGTCATAGGTTCCTTTAAGTCCATCTTGGATGGAGAGTGTGAACATAACCTTGTAAACTGTCTCGGAAAACACAACTGGATTTGTGACAAGAGTATATCCTCTGGCTATGGCTTTTTTGACGAGCTCTTTGGCTCTTGGATCCCCTAAGTGTAGGCCGACAAAAACTGATGAGTCAACAAAGGCCTCAGAGTGACTCATAATAAGCCTCCTTCAGACGCTTATAGTCTATGTTTTCCACTTTCTTGATTAGGAGGGAACCCAGAATGTCATCTATATCTTCCGGAATTATCTTTATCCTCACCCGTGAATGTTCTCTGAGGTTAAGCTTTTTTAGAGGTTTCAAAACGCCATCTTCATAAATGGCCTCCACGGTCTCCATGCTTCCACCAGAGCTTAATTGGTAAAACACCCTTTAAACCTTCCCCGCGATGTACTCTATTATCTCCTCGACTCTCTCCCTAAGCTCTTCAAGCGTTCCCTCGTTGACTATAACGTAATCGGAAAACTCCTTGAGTTTGCTCGTGTGGTAAAGCCTCTCTTCGGCATCGTCCATCGCTTTGAAGTCCTCGAAGCTCTTAATGGTTCTGTCCTTGCTCGCCTTTCGTTTCATCAGCCTCTCAAACCTTATCTCCGGCCCTGCTTCAACGTAAATCACTCTCCCCCCGAGCCGTTTGATGGCCTCTATCTCCTCCCTTGAGCGGACTCCGTCAATGACGATGTTCTTACAGTTCCTCTTCTTATCCACCGCGAGCCTTATGAGTATATCCCCGCCGTATTTTTCCTTGAGATACTTTCCGAACTCTATCAGTTTATCCCTCGTCGGCTCTGCTTTCTCCGGGAGCTCTGGAATCCAGGAATAGCTCGAGACGTTGTGGGTCAAGAGGTCTATTAGCGGTTCACTGCAGGAAACCCTGCAGAATCCCTTCTCCTCGAAGAACTTTGCCACGGTGGTTTTTCCGGCGGCTATCTTTCCAACCACTCC
The DNA window shown above is from Thermococcus sp. and carries:
- a CDS encoding type II toxin-antitoxin system VapC family toxin, with protein sequence MSHSEAFVDSSVFVGLHLGDPRAKELVKKAIARGYTLVTNPVVFSETVYKVMFTLSIQDGLKGTYDLKKHLGEYTFVYERVKSAFEELGEAGFLKIAPITENTIELASQIGKNFNLLPNDSLIVATCKELEIGLILTFDSDFKRVPFLKIFEG
- a CDS encoding antitoxin family protein — translated: METVEAIYEDGVLKPLKKLNLREHSRVRIKIIPEDIDDILGSLLIKKVENIDYKRLKEAYYESL
- a CDS encoding AAA family ATPase — encoded protein: MIIGVVGKIAAGKTTVAKFFEEKGFCRVSCSEPLIDLLTHNVSSYSWIPELPEKAEPTRDKLIEFGKYLKEKYGGDILIRLAVDKKRNCKNIVIDGVRSREEIEAIKRLGGRVIYVEAGPEIRFERLMKRKASKDRTIKSFEDFKAMDDAEERLYHTSKLKEFSDYVIVNEGTLEELRERVEEIIEYIAGKV